In Pseudomonas oryzicola, one DNA window encodes the following:
- a CDS encoding cupin domain-containing protein, which yields MFNRTLLAAAFSVLAITPAIAAERPLSKVTVVFDKPLPNVPGKSMRGVIVDYAPGAASPAHRHPNSAFIYATVLEGEVRSSVNGEPAKVYKPGENWYEAPGAFHGVSANASDSKPAKLMAVFVLDSNETVLVTPSDK from the coding sequence ATGTTCAATCGCACTCTCCTGGCCGCCGCGTTCAGCGTGCTGGCCATCACCCCGGCAATCGCCGCCGAACGCCCGCTGAGCAAGGTCACGGTGGTGTTCGACAAGCCGCTGCCTAACGTGCCAGGCAAGAGCATGCGCGGGGTCATCGTCGATTATGCGCCGGGCGCTGCGTCACCTGCGCACCGCCACCCGAATTCGGCTTTCATCTACGCCACCGTGCTCGAAGGCGAAGTACGCAGCAGCGTCAATGGCGAGCCGGCCAAGGTCTACAAGCCCGGCGAGAACTGGTACGAAGCCCCGGGTGCGTTCCATGGCGTCAGCGCCAACGCCAGCGACAGCAAGCCTGCCAAGCTGATGGCGGTGTTCGTGCTCGACAGCAACGAGACGGTACTGGTCACCCCGAGCGACAAGTAG
- a CDS encoding SDR family oxidoreductase, translated as MKIVVIGGTGLIGSKLVNGLRERGHQAVAAAPSTGVNSITRQGLAEAMDGADVVVDVANAPSWEDQAVLDFFETSTRNLLAAEKAAGVKHHVALSIVGTERLPDNGYFRAKVAQEALIKDSALPYTVLRATQFFEFVEGIAQAGTVGEEVHLSPALFQPLASDDVVAALIDVALAPAANATLEVAGPEALPMDELVRRFLRLRGDSRKVVADVHARYFGAELDDKALTPGSGARLGAIRFEDWLARQ; from the coding sequence ATGAAAATCGTGGTCATCGGAGGCACAGGCCTCATTGGTTCGAAGCTTGTCAACGGCCTGCGTGAGCGCGGCCACCAGGCCGTCGCGGCAGCGCCGAGCACCGGGGTCAACAGCATCACCCGCCAGGGCCTGGCCGAGGCGATGGATGGTGCGGATGTGGTGGTGGACGTGGCCAACGCCCCGTCCTGGGAGGACCAGGCGGTGCTGGACTTCTTCGAGACCTCCACGCGCAACCTGCTGGCAGCCGAGAAAGCCGCCGGGGTGAAGCATCATGTGGCGTTGTCGATCGTCGGTACCGAACGGCTGCCGGACAACGGCTACTTCCGCGCCAAGGTCGCCCAGGAGGCGCTGATCAAGGACTCGGCGCTGCCGTACACCGTGCTGCGGGCCACGCAGTTCTTCGAGTTCGTCGAAGGCATCGCCCAGGCGGGTACTGTCGGTGAGGAAGTCCACCTGTCGCCGGCGCTGTTCCAGCCGCTGGCTTCCGACGACGTGGTGGCGGCGCTGATCGACGTGGCCCTGGCACCTGCGGCCAACGCTACGCTGGAAGTGGCCGGGCCAGAGGCGCTGCCGATGGACGAGCTGGTGCGCCGCTTCCTGCGCCTGCGTGGCGACAGCCGCAAGGTGGTGGCCGACGTGCACGCTCGCTATTTCGGCGCCGAGCTCGACGACAAGGCACTCACCCCCGGCAGCGGCGCGCGGCTTGGCGCCATCCGTTTCGAAGACTGGCTGGCGCGCCAGTGA
- a CDS encoding LysR family transcriptional regulator, with protein MELRQFRYFLSVLEHGSLGRAALELGVGASALSQQLSKLESELSTRLLTRSSTGVTPTAAGLAFEYHARLALRQAEHAMLAAQSGRMSGYVSVGLAPTSASVLGLALIERMRQRYPDIHLHLVEMLSGYLVSQLNARHLDLAVLFQVEAGARLEVRPLLQERLFALVPQRLVQEGWGEALTLQQIATLPLVMPSTQHGLRSTLQAILARAGLEADIVMEVDGLSLLMDCVAAGHAATLQPGAAVARAAQAGVRVFAIDDAQAQRRNLVVSLSEDELSPAALATRIVLHEVARDLVAQDQWPGARLL; from the coding sequence GTGGAGTTACGCCAGTTTCGCTACTTTTTGAGTGTGCTGGAGCACGGCAGCCTGGGCAGGGCCGCGCTCGAGCTCGGGGTGGGCGCGTCCGCCCTGAGCCAGCAGCTGTCGAAGCTGGAAAGCGAGCTGAGCACCCGCCTGCTGACCCGCTCGAGTACCGGCGTTACGCCGACGGCGGCGGGCCTGGCCTTCGAATACCACGCCCGGCTGGCGCTGCGCCAGGCCGAGCACGCCATGCTGGCGGCGCAGAGCGGGCGCATGAGCGGCTACGTCAGCGTCGGCCTGGCGCCGACCAGCGCATCGGTGCTGGGCCTGGCCCTGATCGAGCGGATGCGCCAGCGTTATCCGGATATCCACCTGCACCTGGTGGAAATGCTCTCGGGCTATCTGGTGAGCCAGCTCAACGCCCGGCACCTGGACCTGGCGGTATTGTTCCAGGTGGAAGCGGGGGCGCGGCTGGAGGTGCGCCCGCTGCTGCAGGAGCGCTTGTTCGCCCTGGTGCCGCAGCGCCTGGTGCAGGAGGGCTGGGGCGAAGCGCTGACCCTGCAGCAGATCGCCACCCTGCCGCTGGTAATGCCCAGTACCCAGCACGGCCTGCGCTCGACGTTGCAGGCGATCCTGGCCCGGGCCGGGCTGGAAGCCGACATCGTCATGGAGGTCGACGGCTTGTCGCTGCTCATGGATTGCGTGGCGGCGGGTCACGCCGCCACCCTGCAGCCCGGTGCCGCGGTAGCCCGGGCAGCCCAGGCTGGCGTGCGAGTATTCGCCATCGACGATGCCCAGGCGCAGCGCCGCAACCTGGTGGTGAGCCTGAGTGAGGACGAACTCTCGCCAGCTGCGCTGGCCACCCGGATCGTGCTGCATGAGGTGGCCCGCGACCTAGTCGCCCAAGACCAATGGCCAGGGGCGCGCCTGCTCTGA
- a CDS encoding GNAT family N-acetyltransferase — translation MDGLPALFTERLLLTPLRLEDAQAIQALFPQWEIVRYLDRRVPWPYPPDGALSYVRDIALPAMAAGREWHWMIRLRDEDQRTIGSISLYDQAGNNRGFWLAPQWWGKGYMREACRAINAYWFETLSRPVMRVPKAVANKASRKVSEHEGMRLVEVRDGDFVSGPMRVEIWEMTRSDWLGSVKPGR, via the coding sequence ATGGATGGCCTTCCTGCCTTGTTCACAGAGCGTCTGCTGCTGACGCCGCTTCGATTGGAGGATGCCCAGGCAATACAGGCGTTGTTCCCCCAATGGGAGATCGTGCGCTACCTTGACCGTCGCGTGCCATGGCCATATCCGCCAGACGGGGCGCTGAGCTATGTGCGTGATATCGCCCTGCCTGCGATGGCCGCCGGCCGAGAGTGGCACTGGATGATCCGTCTGCGCGACGAAGACCAGCGCACCATCGGCAGCATCAGCCTGTATGACCAGGCTGGAAACAACCGGGGATTCTGGCTGGCGCCGCAGTGGTGGGGCAAAGGCTATATGCGGGAAGCATGCCGGGCCATCAATGCTTATTGGTTCGAGACTTTGTCGCGCCCTGTCATGCGGGTTCCCAAGGCGGTTGCCAACAAAGCGTCTCGCAAGGTTTCAGAGCACGAAGGCATGCGCCTGGTCGAGGTACGCGATGGCGATTTCGTCTCCGGGCCAATGCGCGTCGAGATCTGGGAAATGACCCGCAGCGACTGGCTGGGCAGCGTGAAGCCAGGCCGCTAG
- the tcuB gene encoding tricarballylate utilization 4Fe-4S protein TcuB encodes MTAQLPEPRQYQPAASGAELIPLLNLDEQEVQRQMSICNACRYCEGFCAVFPAMTRRLNFGKADIHYLANLCHNCGACLHACQYAAPHEFAVNVPQAMAKVRGQTYADYAWPAAFGRLYRHNGAYVAGALAVALSLFLLLALAVNGTLLPGRLAGDFYAVFPHNTLALLFGSVFSLAGVALAVAVRRFWRQVSPAERQAAPADGAVFEASAAVLTLKYLDGGHGQGCNNEDDRYTLWRRRFHHLTFYGFLLCFAATLVATGYHYLLGLAAPYPVLSLPVLLGTVGGAGLVIGPVGLLALNLRRAPEHGDARQRPMDRAFILLLLLVSVTGLALLALRDSGAMAILLAIHLGTVMALFLTLPYGKFAHGLFRSAALLKFAIEKRRPDPHGLGGD; translated from the coding sequence ATGACCGCGCAACTGCCTGAACCCCGCCAGTACCAGCCTGCCGCAAGCGGCGCCGAACTGATCCCGTTGCTGAATCTGGACGAACAGGAAGTGCAGCGGCAGATGAGCATCTGCAACGCCTGTCGCTATTGTGAAGGGTTTTGCGCCGTGTTCCCGGCGATGACCCGCCGGCTGAACTTCGGCAAGGCCGATATTCATTACCTGGCCAACCTGTGCCACAACTGCGGTGCCTGCCTGCACGCCTGCCAGTACGCCGCGCCCCATGAGTTCGCCGTCAACGTGCCACAGGCCATGGCCAAGGTGCGCGGCCAGACCTATGCCGACTATGCCTGGCCGGCGGCGTTCGGCCGGTTGTACCGGCACAATGGCGCCTATGTCGCCGGCGCGCTGGCCGTGGCACTGTCGCTGTTCTTGCTGCTGGCCCTGGCGGTCAATGGCACCTTGCTGCCGGGTCGGCTGGCGGGTGACTTCTATGCGGTGTTCCCGCACAACACCCTGGCGCTGTTGTTCGGTAGCGTCTTCAGCCTTGCCGGTGTGGCGCTGGCGGTGGCGGTGCGGCGCTTCTGGCGCCAGGTTTCGCCCGCCGAGCGCCAGGCAGCGCCGGCCGATGGCGCTGTGTTCGAGGCATCGGCGGCAGTACTGACACTCAAGTACCTCGACGGAGGGCATGGCCAGGGGTGCAACAATGAGGATGATCGCTACACGCTCTGGCGTCGGCGCTTCCATCATCTGACCTTCTACGGCTTCCTGCTGTGCTTCGCGGCCACGCTGGTCGCCACCGGTTATCACTACCTGCTCGGCCTGGCAGCGCCTTACCCGGTGCTGAGCCTGCCGGTGCTGCTGGGCACGGTCGGTGGGGCTGGCCTGGTTATCGGCCCGGTCGGGCTGCTGGCGCTGAACCTGCGCCGGGCGCCGGAGCACGGCGATGCTCGGCAAAGGCCGATGGACCGGGCCTTCATCCTGCTGCTGTTGCTGGTCAGCGTCACCGGGCTGGCACTGCTGGCGCTGCGTGACAGCGGGGCCATGGCCATTCTGCTGGCCATCCACCTGGGCACGGTGATGGCGCTGTTCCTCACGCTGCCGTACGGCAAGTTCGCCCACGGCCTGTTCCGCAGCGCCGCGTTGCTGAAGTTCGCCATCGAGAAACGCCGGCCCGACCCGCATGGCCTGGGTGGGGACTGA
- the tcuA gene encoding FAD-dependent tricarballylate dehydrogenase TcuA, with the protein MIDVLVIGGGNAALCAALMAREAGASVLLLEAAPRAWRGGNSQHTRNLRCMHDAPQDVLVDAYPEEEFWQDLLKVTDGQTNEKLARLVIRESSDCRDWMRRHGVHFQPSLSGALHTARTNAFFMGGGKALVNAYFRSAERLGVQVRYDTPVCDIELQGDRFVAAHVPPREVGGRQLPAERIQARSCVLAAGGFESNRRWLREAWGQNERGEWPADNFLVRGTRFNDGVLLRRMIDLGADTIGDPTQAHMVAIDARAPLYDGGICTRIDCVSLGVVVNRDGRRFYDEGEDFWPKRYAIWGRLVAHQPGQVGFSIIDQKALGRFMPPVFPGTAANTLEELAGLLGLPPAAFVDSVQAYNQACQPGTFDHTRLDDCHTVGIAPAKSHWALPIDTPPFYGYPLRPGVTFTYLGLRTDESAAVHFAGRRSPNLFVAGEMMAGNVLGKGYTAGVGMSIGTAFGRIAGTRAAAAAERISSPDEARHDRATA; encoded by the coding sequence ATGATCGATGTGCTTGTCATTGGCGGTGGCAATGCCGCCCTGTGCGCTGCGTTGATGGCGCGTGAGGCCGGCGCCAGCGTGCTGCTGCTGGAGGCCGCGCCGCGTGCCTGGCGTGGTGGCAACTCGCAACACACCCGCAACCTGCGGTGCATGCACGATGCACCCCAGGATGTACTGGTCGATGCATACCCGGAAGAAGAGTTCTGGCAAGACCTGCTGAAGGTCACCGACGGCCAGACCAACGAAAAACTGGCGCGGCTGGTGATCAGGGAGTCGTCCGATTGCCGCGACTGGATGCGGCGCCACGGTGTGCATTTCCAGCCGTCGTTGTCCGGGGCCTTGCACACGGCGCGTACCAATGCGTTTTTCATGGGCGGCGGCAAGGCCTTGGTCAATGCCTATTTCCGCAGCGCCGAACGCCTCGGCGTGCAGGTTCGCTACGACACCCCGGTGTGCGACATCGAGCTGCAGGGCGACCGCTTCGTGGCCGCTCATGTGCCGCCGCGCGAGGTGGGCGGGCGGCAGTTGCCGGCCGAACGTATCCAGGCGCGCAGCTGCGTGCTGGCCGCCGGTGGCTTCGAATCCAACCGCCGCTGGCTGCGTGAGGCCTGGGGGCAGAACGAACGCGGCGAATGGCCGGCGGACAACTTCCTGGTGCGTGGTACCCGCTTCAATGACGGCGTGCTGCTGCGGCGCATGATCGACCTGGGCGCCGACACCATCGGTGACCCGACCCAGGCACACATGGTGGCCATCGATGCGCGCGCGCCCCTTTACGACGGCGGCATCTGCACCCGCATCGACTGCGTGTCGCTGGGGGTGGTGGTCAATCGCGACGGGCGGCGCTTCTACGATGAGGGCGAAGACTTCTGGCCCAAACGCTACGCGATCTGGGGGCGCCTGGTGGCCCATCAGCCGGGCCAGGTCGGGTTTTCCATCATCGACCAGAAGGCCCTGGGCCGGTTCATGCCGCCGGTGTTTCCGGGCACCGCCGCCAATACCCTGGAAGAACTGGCGGGCCTGCTTGGGCTGCCGCCGGCGGCCTTCGTGGACAGCGTGCAGGCCTACAACCAGGCCTGCCAACCTGGCACCTTCGACCATACCCGGCTGGACGACTGCCACACCGTCGGCATCGCCCCCGCCAAGAGCCACTGGGCCCTGCCCATCGATACGCCGCCGTTCTACGGCTACCCGTTGCGCCCTGGTGTCACCTTCACCTACCTGGGCCTGCGCACCGACGAGAGCGCCGCCGTGCACTTCGCCGGTCGGCGCAGCCCGAACCTGTTCGTGGCCGGTGAAATGATGGCCGGCAACGTACTCGGCAAGGGCTACACCGCCGGTGTCGGCATGTCCATCGGCACCGCCTTCGGCCGTATTGCCGGCACCCGCGCCGCTGCCGCTGCCGAGCGCATTTCATCCCCAGACGAGGCCCGCCATGACCGCGCAACTGCCTGA
- a CDS encoding dicarboxylate/amino acid:cation symporter, with the protein MKLAKSLYFQILCAVLLGVVVGHFWAQQAVALKPLGDAFIKLIKMMIAPVVFCTIVTGIAGMTDKRSLGRLMSKTLLLFLGLTVVSLVIGLAAVYLFKPGVGMNIDPATLSTAGLSQYTASAAKLSVVDFFMHIIPDTFIGAFNKGEVLPVLFIAVLSGFALSSMGEKGKPVLDVLESASTMVFRIFGYLMRFAPVGAFGALAFTVGQYGITSLGSLAKLVGTLYIACAFFVLVVLGGICRAHGFSLWKLLRYFREEFLVVLGTSSTEPVLPRMLEKLEKLGCKKGVVGLVLPTGYSFNLDGTAIYLSLAAVFIAQACNIDLSLGQVVTMLAIMLLSSKGAAGVTGSGFVALASTLTVIHDIPLAGLALLIGIDRFMSEARALTSLASNAVATVVVSLSENACDRETLQRRLNGEAPASPVAQTPEWTVEPRRHG; encoded by the coding sequence ATGAAACTCGCCAAATCGCTGTACTTCCAGATCCTCTGCGCCGTCCTGCTGGGCGTGGTGGTCGGCCATTTCTGGGCGCAACAGGCGGTGGCCCTGAAGCCGCTGGGTGATGCGTTCATCAAACTGATCAAGATGATGATCGCCCCGGTGGTGTTCTGCACCATCGTCACCGGCATCGCCGGCATGACCGACAAGCGCTCCCTGGGGCGCCTGATGAGCAAGACCCTGCTGCTGTTCCTGGGCCTGACCGTGGTCAGCCTGGTGATCGGCCTGGCGGCGGTGTACCTGTTCAAGCCCGGCGTCGGCATGAACATCGACCCGGCCACCCTGAGCACCGCCGGCCTCAGCCAGTACACCGCGTCGGCTGCCAAGCTGAGCGTGGTGGACTTCTTCATGCACATCATCCCGGACACCTTCATCGGTGCGTTCAACAAGGGTGAGGTGCTGCCGGTGCTGTTCATTGCCGTGCTCAGCGGTTTCGCCCTGTCGTCGATGGGCGAGAAGGGCAAGCCGGTACTGGATGTGCTGGAGTCGGCATCGACCATGGTGTTCCGTATCTTCGGCTACCTGATGCGTTTCGCCCCGGTCGGTGCCTTCGGTGCGCTGGCGTTCACCGTTGGCCAGTACGGCATCACCTCGCTCGGTTCGCTGGCCAAGCTGGTGGGTACGCTGTACATCGCCTGCGCATTCTTCGTCCTGGTGGTGCTGGGGGGCATCTGCCGTGCCCATGGCTTCAGCCTGTGGAAGCTGCTGCGCTACTTCCGCGAAGAGTTCCTGGTAGTGCTGGGCACGTCCTCGACCGAGCCGGTGTTGCCGCGCATGCTCGAGAAACTGGAGAAACTGGGCTGCAAGAAGGGCGTGGTCGGCCTGGTGTTGCCCACCGGCTACTCGTTCAACCTGGACGGGACCGCCATCTACCTGTCACTGGCCGCGGTGTTCATCGCCCAGGCCTGCAACATCGACCTGAGCCTGGGCCAGGTGGTCACCATGCTGGCGATCATGCTGCTGTCGTCCAAGGGCGCCGCAGGCGTGACCGGCAGCGGCTTCGTGGCGCTGGCTTCGACCCTGACCGTGATCCATGACATCCCCCTGGCCGGCCTGGCCCTGCTGATCGGCATCGACCGCTTCATGTCGGAAGCCCGTGCCCTGACCAGCCTTGCCAGCAACGCGGTGGCAACGGTGGTGGTGTCGCTGTCGGAAAACGCCTGTGACCGCGAGACCCTGCAGCGCCGCCTGAATGGCGAAGCGCCGGCCAGTCCGGTTGCGCAAACACCTGAATGGACCGTCGAGCCGCGTCGTCACGGCTGA
- a CDS encoding 4-oxalomesaconate tautomerase — translation MQRIPCVLMRGGTSKGPFFHAWDLPANVVERDELLINLMGSGHELEIDGIGGGSPQTSKVAIISPSLHADADVDYLFVQVMVAQRRVDTAPNCGNMLCAVGPFAIEQGLVKGQDGKTLVRIRNLNTGTFVNSLVETPGGIVRYEGRTAIDGVPGTAAPVHLTFLDAVGSKTGKLFPTGQAKDVIDGVPVTCIDMAMPMMVVQASELGVSGSETPAELDANGALLARLEALRLKAGKAMGLGDVSGMVIPKPVLVSKPRYDGTVQVRYFMPHNCHRALAITGAVGLATACVSPGTVIGDLLGEGAGQLTEVRLEHPSGGIDVALSRSGADGKTIQASVVRTARRLFSGFVYAPTFRRLAG, via the coding sequence ATGCAACGAATTCCTTGCGTACTCATGCGCGGCGGCACCTCCAAGGGGCCGTTCTTTCACGCCTGGGACCTGCCTGCCAATGTGGTCGAGCGCGACGAATTGCTGATCAACCTGATGGGCTCCGGTCACGAACTGGAAATCGACGGCATCGGTGGCGGCAGCCCGCAGACCAGCAAGGTCGCCATCATCAGCCCGTCGTTGCATGCCGACGCCGACGTCGACTACCTGTTCGTCCAGGTCATGGTCGCCCAGCGCCGGGTCGACACTGCCCCCAACTGCGGCAACATGCTGTGTGCCGTGGGGCCGTTCGCCATCGAGCAAGGCCTGGTCAAAGGCCAGGACGGCAAGACGCTGGTGCGTATTCGCAACCTCAACACCGGTACCTTCGTCAATTCGCTGGTGGAAACCCCCGGCGGTATCGTGCGCTACGAAGGCCGCACGGCGATCGATGGCGTACCGGGCACTGCCGCCCCGGTGCACCTGACCTTCCTCGACGCGGTCGGCAGCAAGACCGGCAAGCTGTTCCCCACCGGCCAGGCCAAGGACGTGATCGACGGTGTGCCCGTCACCTGCATCGACATGGCCATGCCGATGATGGTGGTGCAAGCCAGCGAACTGGGGGTCAGCGGCTCGGAAACCCCGGCCGAACTCGACGCCAACGGTGCGCTGCTCGCACGCCTCGAGGCGTTGCGCCTGAAGGCCGGCAAGGCCATGGGCCTGGGTGATGTCAGTGGCATGGTCATTCCCAAGCCGGTGCTGGTGTCCAAACCACGCTACGACGGCACCGTGCAGGTTCGCTACTTCATGCCGCACAACTGCCATCGCGCCCTGGCCATCACCGGCGCGGTAGGGCTGGCGACTGCCTGCGTCAGCCCCGGTACGGTGATCGGCGACTTGCTGGGCGAGGGCGCCGGGCAACTCACCGAGGTGCGCCTGGAACACCCGAGCGGTGGCATCGATGTCGCGCTGTCGCGCAGCGGCGCCGATGGCAAGACGATCCAGGCCTCGGTGGTGCGAACCGCCCGGCGGCTCTTCTCAGGGTTCGTCTACGCCCCTACATTCCGCAGGTTGGCGGGGTAA
- a CDS encoding LysR family transcriptional regulator — protein MEYELQDIRSFVKIAELGSFHEAAEALHLSQPALSRRIKKLEEGLGTSLLERTTRRVSLTSVGRDFLPKARRLLDDFEDSILSIRELAERQTGQVTLACIPTAAFYFLPSVIRDYNEQYPKIRIRLLDLSANDGLEAVLRGEADFGINMMSGQHPDIEFVSLVQEHFVLACRRDHKLAGREAVTWTELADYRLIGVGRLSGNRMLLDHALSGLNLRPKWFYEVQHLSTSLGMVEAGLGVSAMPSLAMPSADHPTLVSVPLIEPQVTRTLGLVYRRGASLSPAAEKFVSILLEKWPNR, from the coding sequence ATGGAATATGAGCTGCAAGACATCCGATCTTTCGTGAAAATCGCCGAACTCGGCAGCTTCCATGAAGCCGCCGAAGCACTGCACTTGTCGCAACCGGCCCTGAGTCGGCGGATCAAGAAGCTGGAAGAAGGCCTGGGTACATCGTTGCTGGAACGCACCACCCGTCGGGTCAGCCTGACCAGTGTCGGGCGCGACTTCCTGCCCAAGGCCAGGCGGCTGCTGGATGATTTCGAGGACTCGATCCTCAGCATCCGCGAGCTGGCTGAGCGCCAGACCGGCCAGGTCACCCTCGCCTGCATTCCCACGGCCGCGTTCTACTTCCTGCCGTCGGTGATTCGCGACTACAACGAGCAGTACCCGAAAATCCGTATCCGCCTGCTCGACCTCAGCGCCAATGATGGGCTGGAAGCCGTGCTGCGCGGCGAAGCCGACTTCGGCATCAACATGATGAGCGGGCAACACCCGGACATCGAATTCGTCTCGCTGGTGCAGGAGCACTTTGTCCTGGCCTGCCGGCGTGACCACAAACTGGCGGGGCGTGAGGCCGTTACCTGGACCGAGCTTGCCGACTACCGGCTGATTGGCGTCGGCCGCCTGAGCGGCAACCGCATGCTGCTCGACCACGCCCTCTCCGGCCTCAACCTGCGCCCCAAGTGGTTCTACGAGGTGCAGCACCTGTCCACCTCGCTGGGGATGGTCGAGGCCGGGCTGGGGGTATCCGCCATGCCCAGCCTGGCCATGCCCAGCGCCGACCATCCGACGCTGGTCAGCGTGCCGCTGATCGAACCCCAGGTAACGCGCACCCTGGGCCTGGTGTACCGGCGCGGGGCGTCGCTGTCGCCTGCCGCGGAAAAGTTCGTTTCGATCCTCCTGGAAAAGTGGCCCAACCGCTGA
- a CDS encoding winged helix-turn-helix domain-containing tetratricopeptide repeat protein: MPFVFDDYQLDEQRRELTRQGQAVAIGPQVFDLLVQLVSHRDRVLGRDELLARVWNGKVVSESTITSHINALRKAIGDSGEEQRLLRTVARKGYRFVGEVREPATGPTQAAAETAPAPSGPALPDKPSITVLPFHNLSGDPEQDYFADGMVEDIIAALSRIRWLFVIARNSSFTFKGQPIDVQQVGQALGVRYVLEGSVRQAGQRLRITGQLIDASSGEHLWAERFEGSLDDVFELQDQVTESVVGAIAPQLERAEIERAKRKPTADLGAYDFYLRGTAKLHHGTREAIAEALTLYYHAIERDAEFASAYGMAAWCYFWRKLNGWMDNRTEEIAEGARLARLAVALGRDDAVALTRGGHALGHLAGDLDGAIALLDRARLLNPNLAPAWYLGGVLRALRGETQTAIDNLSHATRLSPLDPEMFRMQVGMALAHFFAGRLDEAVEWAEKSLGNLPNLLVAVALVAASHALSGRMDSAHRAMARLREQDPGLRVSTLREWLPIYRDEDLARLAEGLQLAGLPV, from the coding sequence GTGCCATTCGTGTTTGACGACTATCAGCTCGACGAGCAGCGCCGGGAACTGACCCGCCAGGGCCAGGCCGTGGCCATCGGCCCGCAGGTGTTCGACCTGCTGGTACAACTGGTCAGCCACCGCGACCGGGTGCTGGGCCGCGACGAATTGCTGGCACGGGTGTGGAACGGCAAGGTGGTCTCCGAATCGACCATCACCAGCCACATCAATGCCCTGCGCAAAGCTATCGGCGACTCCGGCGAGGAACAACGGCTGCTGCGTACCGTGGCGCGCAAGGGCTATCGCTTCGTCGGCGAGGTCCGTGAACCAGCCACCGGCCCAACGCAAGCTGCGGCCGAAACGGCGCCGGCGCCCAGCGGGCCTGCGCTGCCGGACAAGCCGTCGATCACCGTGCTGCCGTTCCACAACCTCAGCGGTGACCCCGAGCAGGACTATTTCGCCGACGGCATGGTCGAGGACATCATCGCCGCCCTGTCACGCATCCGCTGGCTGTTCGTCATCGCCCGCAACTCCAGCTTCACCTTCAAGGGCCAGCCCATCGACGTGCAGCAGGTGGGCCAGGCCCTGGGCGTGCGCTATGTACTCGAAGGCAGCGTGCGCCAGGCCGGCCAGCGGCTGCGCATCACCGGCCAGCTGATCGACGCCAGCAGCGGCGAGCACCTGTGGGCCGAGCGTTTCGAAGGGTCGCTGGATGATGTGTTCGAGTTGCAGGACCAGGTCACGGAAAGCGTGGTAGGGGCGATCGCGCCACAGCTGGAGCGGGCCGAGATCGAGCGGGCCAAACGCAAGCCTACCGCCGACCTTGGCGCCTACGATTTCTACCTGCGCGGCACGGCCAAGCTGCACCACGGCACCCGCGAGGCGATCGCCGAGGCGTTGACGCTGTATTACCACGCCATCGAGCGCGACGCGGAATTCGCTTCGGCGTATGGCATGGCCGCATGGTGCTACTTCTGGCGCAAGCTCAATGGCTGGATGGACAACCGCACCGAGGAGATCGCCGAGGGCGCCCGGCTCGCCCGCCTTGCCGTGGCGCTGGGGCGTGACGATGCCGTGGCCCTGACCCGCGGTGGCCATGCCCTTGGCCATCTGGCCGGCGACCTGGACGGAGCCATCGCCTTGCTCGATCGGGCACGCCTGCTCAACCCCAACCTGGCACCGGCCTGGTACCTGGGCGGGGTGTTGCGGGCACTGCGTGGCGAGACCCAGACTGCCATCGACAACCTCAGCCACGCCACTCGGCTGAGCCCGCTGGACCCGGAGATGTTTCGCATGCAGGTGGGTATGGCATTGGCGCACTTCTTTGCCGGGCGCCTGGATGAGGCGGTGGAGTGGGCGGAAAAATCCCTGGGCAACCTGCCCAACCTGCTGGTGGCGGTGGCCCTGGTGGCTGCCAGCCATGCCCTGAGCGGGCGGATGGACAGCGCCCACCGGGCCATGGCGCGCCTGCGCGAGCAAGATCCAGGATTACGCGTGTCGACCCTGCGTGAATGGTTGCCGATCTATCGCGATGAAGACCTGGCCCGGCTGGCCGAGGGCCTGCAACTGGCAGGGCTGCCAGTGTGA